In Mus caroli chromosome 19, CAROLI_EIJ_v1.1, whole genome shotgun sequence, a genomic segment contains:
- the LOC110285878 gene encoding olfactory receptor 5B3-like, which translates to MENRTEMTGFILLGLTNAPELRAPLFIIISLIYFTNVIGNLGMIVLILWDSRLHSPMYCFLANLSLVDIFYSSAVAPTVLAGLLVGNIVVSYNACVAQMFSFSAFVTTEDLLLAAMAYDRYAAVCKPLHYTTIMTPTVCICLIMACYAGGFLNSSIHTGDTFRLSFCGSNAVHHFFCDVPAVMTLSCSDKHVSEIVLIYGAGFIICSALLVILISYTFIFITIFRMRSAAGYQKAMSTCVSHFTAVSIFYGTVIFMYLQPTSSHSMDTDKTVSVFYTMVIPMLNPMVYSLRNKEVKSAFKKVVEKAKYSLGF; encoded by the coding sequence ATGGAGAACAGAACAGAGATGACAGGGTTCATCCTCCTAGGACTAACGAATGCACCAGAACTGAGGGCCCCTCTGTTTATCATAATCAGCCTTATCTATTTCACCAATGTGATTGGAAACTTGGGAATGATTGTGCTGATTCTCTGGGACTCTCGACTCCACAGTCCCATGTACTGTTTTCTTGCTAACCTGTCTCTGGTGGACATCTTTTACTCCTCAGCTGTAGCTCCAACAGTTTTGGCTGGACTTCTTGTAGGAAACATAGTTGTCTCCTACAATGCCTGTGTTGCTCAGATGTTCTCATTCTCAGCCTTTGTCACTACAGAAGATTTACTTTTGGCTgcaatggcctatgatcgctatgcAGCAGTGTGCAAACCCCTGCATTATACCACCATCATGACTCcaactgtgtgtatatgtttgatAATGGCCTGCTATGCTGGTGGTTTCCTGAATTCCTCCATCCATACTGGGGACACATTCAGGCTTTCATTTTGTGGATCCAATGCAGttcatcactttttctgtgatgttccaGCAGTCATGACTCTCTCCTGTTCTGATAAACATGTTAGTGAGATAGTACTCATTTATGGAGCAGGCTTCATTATCTGTTCTGCACTCCTTGTTATTTTGATATCTTATACATTCATTTTTATCACCATCTTCAGGATGCGCTCAGCTGCAGGATACCAGAAGGCTATGTCTACCTGTGTTTCTCACTTCACTGCTGTCTCCATTTTCTACGGGACTGTTATTTTCATGTACTTACAACCCACCTCCAGCCACTCCATGGACACTGACAAAACCGTGTCTGTGTTCTACACCATGGTCATCCCTATGCTGAACCCTATGGTTTACAGTCTAAGGAACAAGGAGGTGAAAAGTGCATTCAAGAAAGTTgtggagaaagcaaagtattccTTAGGATTTTAA
- the LOC110285756 gene encoding olfactory receptor 5B3-like: MENRTEVTEFILLGVTNAPELQTPLFILFTLIYFINMTGNLGMLVLILWDSRLHTPMYIFLGNLSLVDIFYSSAVTPTVVAGLLVGNQAISYNACAAQMFLFVVFATAENFLLAAMAYDRYAAVCKPLHYTTIMTPATCACLTMACYAGGFLNSSIHTGDTFRLYFCKSNVVHHFFCDVPAVMVLSCSDRHISEMVLLYGASFVICSALLVILISYIFIFITIFKMRSAAGYQKAMSTCVSHFTAVSIFYGTLIFMYLQPSSSHSMDTDKIVSVFYTMVIPMLNPVVYSLRNKEVKSAFKKVVEKAKYSLGF, encoded by the coding sequence ATGGAGAACAGGACAGAGGTGACAGAGTTCATTCTTCTAGGTGTGACCAATGCCCCAGAACTGCAGACCCCACTCTTTATCTTGTTCACTCTTATCTACTTCATCAACATGACTGGAAACTTGGGGATGCTTGTGCTGATTCTCTGGGACTCTCGACTCCACACTCCCATGTACATTTTCCTTGGTAATTTATCTCTGGTAGACATCTTTTACTCCTCTGCTGTTACCCCAACAGTTGTTGCTGGACTTCTTGTAGGAAACCAAGCCATTTCCTACAATGCTTGTGCTGCCCAGATGTTCTTATTTGTAGTCTTTGCTACGGCAGAAAATTTTCTCTTGGCTgcaatggcctatgaccgctatgcaGCAGTGTGCAAACCCCTGCATTATACCACCATCATGACTCCAGCTACATGTGCATGTCTGACCATGGCCTGCTATGCTGGTGGTTTCCTGAATTCCTCTATCCATACTGGGGACACATTCAGACTCTACTTCTGCAAGTCCAATGTGGTCCatcactttttctgtgatgttccaGCCGTCATGGTTCTCTCTTGCTCTGATAGACACATCAGTGAGATGGTCCTCCTATATGGAGCAAGCTTTGTCATCTGTTCTGCACTCCTTGTTATTTTGATAtcttacatattcatttttatcaccATCTTCAAGATGCGCTCAGCTGCAGGATACCAGAAGGCTATGTCCACCTGTGTTTCTCACTTCACTGCTGTCTCCATTTTCTATGGCACTCTTATTTTCATGTACTTGCAGCCCAGCTCCAGCCACTCCATGGACACTGACAAAATCGTGTCTGTGTTCTACACCATGGTCATCCCCATGCTGAACCCTGTGGTCTATAGCTTAAGGAACAAGGAGGTGAAAAGTGCATTCAAGAAAGTTgtggagaaagcaaagtattccTTAGGATTTTGA